One stretch of Muribaculum intestinale DNA includes these proteins:
- the glmS gene encoding glutamine--fructose-6-phosphate transaminase (isomerizing): MCGIVGYIGHQEAYSILIKGLHRLEYRGYDSAGVAIINPDYRLNIYKHTGKVAELESFCRAKDISGTIGIAHTRWATHGEPSDINAHPHSSTNGRIAIVHNGTIENYSILKQALQQHGCEFNSQTDTEVIVKLIEYIQNENNCTLLDAVREALHQIVGAYAIAVIDSDNPDTIITARKSSPLVIGIGEGETFIASDASPIIEYTNKVVYLRDNEIAIITRNRPLKVITTDNEESKIDIQTLRMSVSQLEKGGYPHFMLKEIFEQTDTIFDCIRGRVVANGTAIKLSGVNDHPDRFINAGRILIVACGTSWHAGLIGARLIENFARIPTRVEYASEFRYANPVIRPDDVVIAISQSGETADTLAAIRLAKEAGAFVYGICNAVGSSIARETDTGTYIHVGPEIGVASTKAFTGQVTVLTMLALAIGQLKGTISSEQIAEVGRSILRLPDLIAETLELNPQIEKLSAIYTYVHNFLYLGRGYNYPNALEGALKLKEISYIHAEGYPAAEMKHGPIALIDKEMPTVVIAPDDELHEKVISNIQQVKARGGSVIAIVTKGDTTIPAMADHVLEIPRVPEALSPIIAAIPLQLLAYHIAIMKGCNVDMPRNLAKSVTVE; encoded by the coding sequence ATGTGTGGAATAGTAGGATACATCGGACATCAAGAGGCTTACAGCATCCTTATAAAAGGCTTACACCGACTCGAATACAGAGGCTACGACAGCGCCGGCGTAGCGATAATCAACCCTGACTACCGATTGAACATATATAAACACACCGGAAAGGTCGCCGAACTCGAATCGTTCTGCCGGGCGAAGGACATCTCAGGAACAATCGGAATCGCCCATACCCGATGGGCCACGCACGGCGAGCCAAGCGACATAAACGCCCATCCCCACTCAAGCACCAATGGCCGCATAGCTATTGTACACAACGGAACAATAGAAAACTACAGTATACTCAAGCAGGCCCTTCAGCAGCACGGATGCGAATTCAATAGCCAGACCGACACGGAAGTCATAGTCAAACTTATTGAATATATTCAGAACGAAAACAACTGCACTCTGCTCGATGCCGTACGCGAGGCCCTGCATCAGATTGTCGGGGCATATGCGATAGCAGTCATCGACTCTGACAATCCCGACACGATAATCACCGCCCGAAAGAGCTCACCACTCGTTATCGGCATAGGTGAGGGCGAAACATTCATCGCATCCGACGCCTCGCCGATTATCGAATACACCAACAAAGTCGTATATCTGCGTGACAACGAAATCGCCATAATAACCCGCAACCGGCCGTTAAAGGTAATCACCACCGACAATGAAGAGTCGAAAATCGACATCCAGACACTGCGCATGTCGGTATCTCAGCTTGAGAAAGGAGGTTATCCCCACTTCATGCTGAAAGAGATTTTCGAGCAGACTGATACCATATTCGACTGCATTCGCGGACGTGTCGTCGCCAACGGCACCGCCATAAAACTCTCGGGAGTTAACGACCACCCCGACCGCTTCATCAATGCCGGACGCATACTTATAGTGGCATGCGGCACATCGTGGCATGCCGGACTAATCGGAGCCCGCCTTATCGAGAACTTCGCCCGCATACCGACCCGTGTGGAGTATGCCTCTGAATTCAGATATGCCAATCCCGTAATCCGCCCCGACGATGTGGTGATTGCCATATCCCAAAGCGGAGAGACCGCCGACACCCTGGCCGCCATACGACTCGCAAAGGAGGCCGGAGCATTCGTCTACGGCATATGCAACGCAGTGGGCTCCTCCATCGCCCGCGAGACCGACACCGGCACATATATACACGTAGGGCCGGAAATCGGTGTGGCCTCTACAAAAGCATTCACAGGACAGGTGACAGTACTCACCATGCTCGCCCTGGCAATCGGACAGCTGAAAGGGACAATCAGCAGTGAGCAGATAGCCGAAGTAGGACGCTCTATACTCCGCTTGCCCGACCTCATCGCCGAGACTCTCGAGCTGAATCCTCAGATAGAAAAACTGTCGGCCATATACACATATGTCCACAACTTCCTGTACCTTGGCCGCGGCTACAACTACCCCAATGCCCTGGAAGGCGCTCTCAAACTGAAAGAGATAAGCTACATACATGCCGAAGGATATCCGGCCGCAGAGATGAAACACGGTCCAATCGCCCTCATTGACAAGGAGATGCCTACAGTCGTGATTGCTCCGGACGACGAACTTCACGAAAAGGTGATTTCCAACATACAGCAGGTAAAAGCACGTGGCGGCTCGGTAATAGCCATCGTGACAAAAGGCGACACTACAATCCCGGCCATGGCCGACCATGTGCTGGAGATACCGCGAGTGCCTGAGGCTCTCTCACCGATTATAGCCGCCATCCCCCTGCAGCTACTGGCCTACCATATAGCCATAATGAAAGGCTGCAACGTAGATATGCCGCGCAACCTGGCCAAGTCGGTTACCGTAGAATAA
- a CDS encoding GTP-binding protein has product MSDIKKETPVLLLTGYLGSGKTTLVNHILTNERGIRFAVIVNDIGEVNIDASLIQKGGVVNQSDDSLVALQNGCICCTLKMDLVKQIEDIIALDRFDYIVIEASGICEPAPIAQTICSIPYMGAGYAQKGIPRLDCIVTVVDALRLQSEFDCGRSLASKEIDDEDIENLVIQQIEFCNIILLNKATEVAPEELRRIREIIRVIQPQAEIIDTDYADVDISRLLDTHLFNFEKVATSAGWVRELERPVTEEEELDAQADHHHHHSHHEAHDEEHAKEHHHHHDHSECDTHGHHCHHHHHHDGEGEAEEYGIQTFVYYRRDPFDLNKFDYFLAKNWPQNIIRTKGVLYFEQRPEMSYLFEQAGVQKKLTEAGQWYATAPEEDLMMIMQQNPDMMRDWHEHYGDRMVKLVFIGQNLDREAITHQLDACLGHF; this is encoded by the coding sequence ATGTCAGATATTAAAAAAGAAACACCGGTATTGCTGCTTACAGGATATCTCGGCAGCGGTAAAACCACTCTGGTAAATCATATCCTCACCAACGAACGCGGCATACGCTTTGCGGTAATCGTCAACGACATCGGCGAAGTAAACATCGACGCCTCCCTCATACAAAAAGGAGGAGTGGTAAACCAAAGTGACGACTCTCTGGTTGCCCTTCAGAACGGATGCATATGCTGCACCCTGAAGATGGATCTCGTAAAACAGATAGAGGACATTATCGCTCTCGACCGTTTTGACTACATCGTAATCGAGGCAAGCGGCATATGCGAGCCGGCGCCTATAGCCCAGACCATATGTTCCATTCCCTACATGGGAGCCGGATACGCCCAGAAAGGTATACCGCGCCTCGACTGTATTGTAACCGTCGTCGACGCCCTGCGCCTGCAGAGCGAGTTTGACTGCGGACGCAGTCTTGCCTCAAAAGAGATTGACGACGAAGACATCGAGAATCTTGTGATACAACAGATTGAATTCTGCAACATCATCCTGCTGAACAAAGCCACCGAAGTCGCTCCCGAAGAGTTGCGCCGCATACGCGAAATCATCAGGGTGATACAGCCGCAGGCCGAGATTATCGACACCGATTACGCCGACGTAGACATATCGCGCCTACTCGATACTCATCTGTTCAACTTCGAGAAAGTGGCCACCTCGGCAGGATGGGTACGCGAGCTTGAGCGCCCTGTGACGGAAGAGGAGGAACTCGACGCACAGGCCGACCACCATCACCACCACAGCCACCATGAGGCCCACGACGAAGAGCACGCCAAAGAGCACCACCACCATCACGACCACTCCGAATGCGATACACACGGCCACCATTGCCATCACCACCACCATCACGATGGAGAAGGCGAGGCCGAGGAATATGGCATCCAGACCTTCGTTTATTATCGCCGCGACCCGTTCGACCTCAACAAATTCGACTACTTCCTCGCCAAAAACTGGCCTCAAAATATAATCCGCACAAAGGGTGTGCTATACTTCGAGCAACGTCCCGAAATGTCCTACCTCTTTGAGCAGGCAGGTGTGCAGAAAAAGCTGACCGAGGCCGGGCAATGGTATGCGACTGCCCCTGAGGAAGACCTCATGATGATAATGCAGCAGAATCCCGACATGATGCGCGACTGGCACGAGCACTATGGCGACCGCATGGTCAAACTCGTGTTCATCGGACAGAATCTCGACCGCGAAGCAATCACACATCAGCTTGACGCCTGTCTCGGACATTTCTGA
- a CDS encoding arginine repressor, with the protein MNKRKTRLQAILEILTNNVIGSQEELSRLLAARGFVVTQATLSRDLKALRTTKVATDFGGYRYVVMQPGEVPVDEVWEAVPSTAQSGTHHAVESIALAGNILVIKTRTGYASGLAYDIDQLDSPYLLGTISGADTVIAIVNEQYSRTEIFDSFLGFFPDSVLEKARDQFL; encoded by the coding sequence ATGAACAAACGAAAAACCCGACTTCAGGCCATACTGGAAATCCTTACCAACAATGTCATAGGCAGCCAGGAAGAACTGTCACGACTGTTGGCGGCACGAGGTTTCGTAGTCACTCAGGCAACCTTGTCGCGCGACCTTAAAGCATTGCGCACCACCAAAGTGGCTACCGACTTCGGCGGCTACCGCTATGTAGTGATGCAACCCGGCGAAGTCCCTGTCGATGAGGTATGGGAAGCCGTACCCTCAACAGCGCAGTCGGGCACACACCATGCCGTAGAATCCATAGCCCTTGCCGGCAACATACTCGTGATAAAGACCCGTACAGGATATGCGTCCGGTCTCGCATATGACATCGACCAGCTCGACTCGCCGTATCTGCTCGGCACAATATCCGGAGCCGACACGGTAATTGCCATTGTCAACGAGCAGTATTCACGCACCGAGATATTCGACTCATTTCTCGGTTTTTTCCCCGATAGTGTACTTGAAAAAGCACGCGACCAGTTCTTGTGA
- a CDS encoding N-acetyltransferase, giving the protein MLEPVNSSIDPSKIRVLVASEDHVGYVEEILDTINRAAKVRGTGIAKRSPEYVRQKMLERKAVIALYEGRFAGFSYIECWSNKQFVANSGLIVADDFRGLGLATRIKRRIFRLSREMFPQAKIFSLTTGAAVMKMNFELGYRPVTFDQLTTDAAFWRGCESCVNFDILQRNGGHKCLCVGLLYDPAETKYHPNDPITGTPLAEDNCVDE; this is encoded by the coding sequence ATGTTAGAACCTGTCAACAGTTCAATCGACCCCTCGAAAATCCGGGTACTCGTAGCCTCTGAAGACCACGTAGGATATGTAGAGGAGATTCTCGACACCATCAACCGCGCCGCAAAGGTACGCGGCACAGGCATCGCCAAACGCTCGCCGGAATACGTGCGCCAGAAGATGCTTGAACGCAAAGCGGTGATTGCCCTTTACGAGGGACGCTTTGCCGGCTTCAGCTATATAGAGTGCTGGAGCAACAAACAGTTTGTTGCCAACTCAGGCCTCATTGTGGCCGACGACTTCCGCGGGTTAGGCCTTGCCACCCGTATCAAACGACGAATATTCCGCCTGTCGCGCGAGATGTTCCCACAGGCGAAGATTTTTTCCCTTACAACAGGTGCGGCCGTAATGAAGATGAACTTCGAACTCGGCTACCGCCCGGTGACATTCGACCAGCTCACCACCGATGCCGCTTTCTGGCGCGGATGCGAGAGTTGTGTCAACTTCGACATACTACAGCGCAACGGCGGCCACAAATGTCTATGCGTAGGACTCCTTTACGACCCGGCAGAGACAAAATACCATCCCAACGATCCGATTACAGGCACTCCTCTTGCCGAGGACAACTGTGTCGACGAATAA
- a CDS encoding argininosuccinate synthase, which produces MEPKKKVVLAFSGGLDTSFAVKYLSEDCGYEVYTAIANTGGFSQSELKAIEERAIALGAKEHATLDITQEYYDKSIKYMIFGNVLRNGTYPISVSSERIFQAIAIIEYAKKIGAHCVAHGSTSAGNDQIRFDLTFEILAPEIEIITPTRDMNLTRDYEINYLKEHGYVADFTKLEYSINKGLWGTSIGGKETLHSDQTLPEEAYPTQMTATDDARLTIDFKQGQIEAVNGEYFADKVAAIQKIEELVAPYALGRDMHVGDTIIGIKGRVGFEAGAPMVILGAHKVLEKHTLTKWQQYWKDQLGTWYGMFLHEAQYLEPVMRDIERFLESSQRNVTGRVIVDLKPYHFVVVGVDSDFDLMKTDFGEYGELSKAWTADDVKGFTKILGNQMKIYHNVQMRNGKEREA; this is translated from the coding sequence ATGGAACCCAAGAAAAAAGTCGTGCTTGCCTTCAGCGGAGGCCTCGACACATCATTCGCAGTAAAATATCTCTCTGAAGACTGCGGCTACGAAGTATACACAGCCATCGCCAATACAGGAGGCTTCTCACAGTCTGAACTGAAAGCCATCGAGGAGCGCGCCATCGCTCTCGGAGCTAAAGAGCACGCCACTCTCGACATCACGCAGGAGTATTACGACAAGTCAATCAAATATATGATTTTCGGCAACGTGCTCCGCAACGGCACATACCCAATATCGGTAAGTTCGGAACGAATCTTCCAAGCTATAGCCATAATCGAATATGCAAAGAAAATCGGCGCGCACTGCGTTGCCCACGGCTCTACAAGCGCCGGAAACGACCAGATACGCTTCGACCTCACATTCGAGATTCTCGCACCGGAGATTGAAATCATCACTCCCACACGCGACATGAATCTCACCCGCGACTACGAAATCAACTACCTCAAGGAGCACGGATATGTAGCCGACTTCACCAAGCTCGAATACTCCATCAACAAAGGCCTGTGGGGCACATCAATCGGTGGTAAAGAAACCCTTCACTCCGACCAGACACTCCCCGAAGAGGCGTATCCCACCCAGATGACAGCCACCGACGACGCCCGGCTGACCATCGACTTCAAACAGGGACAGATTGAAGCCGTCAACGGAGAATACTTTGCCGACAAGGTGGCCGCCATACAAAAAATCGAAGAACTTGTGGCACCCTATGCTCTCGGCCGCGACATGCACGTGGGCGATACAATCATCGGCATCAAGGGCCGCGTAGGCTTCGAGGCCGGAGCTCCTATGGTGATACTCGGCGCACACAAGGTGCTTGAGAAGCATACACTCACAAAGTGGCAGCAATACTGGAAGGACCAGCTCGGCACATGGTACGGCATGTTCCTCCACGAAGCCCAGTACCTTGAACCGGTGATGCGCGACATAGAGCGGTTTCTGGAGTCATCGCAGCGCAACGTGACCGGACGTGTTATCGTAGACCTCAAGCCCTACCATTTCGTGGTAGTTGGTGTCGACAGCGATTTCGACCTCATGAAGACCGACTTCGGCGAATACGGCGAATTGTCCAAGGCCTGGACTGCCGACGATGTGAAAGGATTCACCAAAATACTCGGCAACCAGATGAAGATATACCACAACGTGCAGATGCGCAACGGAAAGGAGCGTGAGGCATGA
- the argC gene encoding N-acetyl-gamma-glutamyl-phosphate reductase → MIRAGIIGGAGYTAGELLRLLVNHPDVEISWIHSTSNAGNPVTSVHQGLIGEIDMKFSSDTDLDNIDVLFCCTPHGDTRKFMDSHTVPDELRIVDLSTDYRIEDGTHDFVYGLPELNRKRIVRGAKHVANPGCFATAIQLALLPLAKNLMLNSTIHVTAITGSTGAGVKPSATSHYSWRNDNVSIYKPFRHQHLAEIRQSLSQLQQSFKADIDFIPVRGCFSRGIMAILYLDCPVSLDQIKKLYEEYYDDHNFTFITDKAPDLKDVVNTNKCIIHLEKVDNKLLITSVIDNLVKGASGQAVHNMNLLFGLHERIGLQLKPSAF, encoded by the coding sequence ATGATACGAGCAGGTATAATCGGCGGAGCCGGATACACTGCCGGTGAACTTCTGCGTCTGCTTGTCAACCATCCGGATGTAGAGATTTCATGGATTCACAGCACATCCAACGCCGGAAATCCCGTGACAAGTGTACATCAGGGCCTCATCGGAGAGATTGACATGAAATTCAGCTCCGATACCGACCTCGACAACATCGACGTGCTGTTCTGCTGCACACCACATGGCGATACACGCAAATTCATGGATAGCCACACCGTGCCCGACGAGTTGCGCATAGTCGATCTCTCGACCGACTACCGCATCGAGGATGGCACCCACGACTTTGTGTATGGCCTCCCCGAACTCAACCGCAAACGCATCGTAAGGGGTGCAAAACATGTAGCCAACCCCGGATGCTTCGCCACAGCCATACAGCTGGCTCTGCTTCCGCTGGCCAAGAACCTTATGCTTAACTCGACAATCCACGTAACAGCAATCACAGGCTCTACAGGCGCAGGCGTAAAGCCATCGGCTACAAGCCATTATTCATGGCGCAACGACAATGTATCCATCTATAAGCCATTCCGCCACCAGCATCTGGCCGAGATACGCCAGTCGCTGTCGCAGCTCCAGCAGAGTTTCAAGGCCGACATCGACTTCATACCCGTACGCGGATGCTTCTCACGCGGAATAATGGCGATTCTATACCTCGACTGCCCGGTAAGTCTCGACCAGATAAAGAAACTCTACGAAGAGTACTACGACGACCACAACTTTACGTTCATTACCGACAAGGCTCCTGACCTGAAAGATGTAGTCAACACCAACAAGTGTATAATACACCTCGAAAAGGTCGACAACAAACTCCTGATTACATCCGTCATCGACAACCTTGTAAAGGGTGCCTCAGGCCAGGCAGTACACAACATGAACCTCCTCTTCGGACTCCACGAGCGCATCGGCCTCCAGTTGAAGCCCTCTGCATTCTGA
- a CDS encoding aspartate aminotransferase family protein: MNLFDVYPLFDIEITKGRGCHVYDADGTEYLDLYGGHAVVSVGHCHPVVVKAIEKQASQLMFYSNSVINPLQQQLAEKLGKISGYDDYSLFLVNSGAEANENALKLASFHTGRKRVVAFRRAFHGRTSAAVEVTDNPKIVSPLNSNNNVTFLPLNDIDAMCDELAKGDVAAVIIEGIQGVGGIRIPEADFLRVLREECNRYGTVLILDEIQSGYGRSGRFFAHQYSGIRPDIITCAKGIATGFPMGAVLISPMFKPSYGMLGTTFGGNHLACATAIAVLDIIEEEHLVENAAKVGQYLIDRLKEMPEIKEVRGLGLMIGIEMPFEVKELRRHLINVEHVFTGAASTDIVRLLPPLTLTIAQADDFLERFRRALTAL; the protein is encoded by the coding sequence ATGAATCTTTTCGACGTATATCCACTCTTCGACATAGAGATAACCAAAGGCCGCGGCTGCCACGTATATGATGCCGACGGAACTGAATACCTTGACCTATATGGCGGACATGCGGTAGTATCCGTAGGACACTGCCATCCTGTCGTCGTAAAGGCTATAGAGAAGCAGGCATCGCAGCTGATGTTCTACTCCAATTCGGTAATCAACCCGCTCCAGCAGCAGCTTGCCGAAAAACTCGGCAAAATCAGCGGCTACGACGATTACTCTCTGTTTCTGGTCAACTCAGGAGCGGAGGCAAATGAAAACGCGCTGAAGCTCGCCTCATTCCATACAGGACGCAAGCGTGTGGTGGCATTCCGCCGTGCATTCCACGGTCGCACGTCGGCCGCAGTCGAGGTGACCGACAATCCGAAGATTGTATCCCCGCTCAACTCCAACAACAACGTGACCTTCCTGCCGCTCAACGACATAGACGCCATGTGCGACGAGCTGGCCAAAGGCGATGTGGCGGCTGTCATTATCGAGGGTATACAGGGCGTAGGCGGCATACGCATACCCGAAGCCGACTTCCTCCGCGTGCTGCGCGAGGAGTGTAACCGCTATGGTACCGTACTGATTCTCGACGAGATACAGTCGGGCTACGGTCGTTCCGGACGATTCTTCGCTCATCAGTACAGCGGCATACGCCCCGACATCATTACATGCGCCAAAGGTATCGCCACCGGATTCCCGATGGGCGCAGTACTGATATCCCCGATGTTCAAGCCATCCTACGGAATGCTCGGCACAACCTTCGGAGGCAATCATCTCGCATGCGCCACAGCCATTGCCGTGCTCGACATCATCGAGGAGGAACACCTCGTTGAAAACGCGGCTAAAGTAGGTCAATATCTCATCGACCGTCTCAAAGAGATGCCGGAAATAAAGGAGGTACGCGGACTCGGCCTGATGATAGGTATTGAGATGCCTTTCGAAGTCAAAGAGCTCCGACGCCACCTCATCAATGTAGAGCACGTATTCACCGGCGCGGCGTCGACCGACATCGTGCGCCTGCTTCCGCCGCTTACACTCACCATAGCCCAGGCCGACGATTTCCTCGAGAGATTCCGCAGGGCTCTTACAGCACTCTGA
- the proC gene encoding pyrroline-5-carboxylate reductase: protein MKIGIIGGGNMGSAIAVGLVSTGFIPASDITVTSPRQATLYRIADACPGITTDTDNAAAVKEADVIILAVKPWLVQSVVEEIAPRIDFRQQTLVSLAATVSLADFDNILRNYSSRRTIVRAIPNTAMAVGRSMTFICHADDADPARISPVTDIFDRLGTAAVIPEQQLGAAMALCSCGIAYVMRFIRAASEGAVEQGLYPDKAKEWFLQTMRGAVELLESTGANPESEIDKVTTPGGLTIRGLNAMEESGFSGAVIKGLRASVKH, encoded by the coding sequence ATGAAGATAGGAATAATCGGCGGAGGCAACATGGGTTCGGCAATAGCTGTCGGACTCGTGTCGACAGGTTTCATACCGGCCTCAGATATAACCGTGACATCACCACGTCAGGCAACACTCTACCGTATCGCCGACGCATGCCCGGGAATAACTACCGACACTGACAATGCAGCGGCTGTCAAGGAAGCCGACGTGATAATACTTGCTGTAAAGCCCTGGCTTGTGCAATCCGTTGTCGAGGAGATTGCCCCGCGTATCGACTTCCGCCAGCAGACACTCGTAAGCCTCGCAGCCACAGTATCGCTGGCCGACTTCGACAACATCCTGCGCAATTACTCATCCAGACGCACTATAGTACGGGCGATACCCAACACGGCAATGGCCGTCGGGCGCAGCATGACATTCATCTGCCATGCCGACGATGCCGACCCGGCCCGCATATCGCCCGTAACCGACATATTCGACCGGCTTGGAACTGCCGCCGTCATTCCCGAGCAACAGCTTGGTGCAGCCATGGCTCTATGCTCCTGCGGCATAGCATACGTGATGCGATTCATCCGAGCCGCATCGGAAGGAGCCGTAGAGCAGGGTCTTTACCCCGACAAGGCGAAGGAATGGTTTCTCCAGACCATGCGCGGAGCCGTAGAGCTACTCGAATCGACCGGAGCCAATCCCGAGAGCGAAATCGATAAAGTTACAACACCCGGCGGACTCACCATACGCGGACTAAACGCAATGGAAGAAAGTGGATTCTCGGGAGCCGTAATCAAGGGCCTGCGAGCATCGGTAAAACACTGA
- a CDS encoding DUF6108 family protein — translation MNTQKYNRAMKGIIRLLILLTILVCGNASAQTGMHINNVLGGKYVSDPSVTEVIMSGEQKFVKAHGLSNLATFRGDSETYAPILQPLVLADGAKSIGRNVRYKDGKLQYAFFMLPVTIVNGKKTNRYLYYLNNPDGNKPSVMMIYFDGTLSRTDAEAVISKLSSLNEN, via the coding sequence ATGAATACCCAGAAATATAACCGTGCTATGAAAGGAATAATACGACTGTTGATATTGTTGACAATATTGGTGTGTGGGAATGCATCCGCGCAGACCGGAATGCATATCAACAATGTGCTTGGCGGGAAGTATGTGAGCGATCCGTCGGTCACTGAAGTGATAATGAGCGGCGAACAGAAGTTTGTGAAAGCGCATGGACTGTCAAATCTGGCTACATTCCGGGGCGACTCGGAGACCTACGCGCCGATATTGCAGCCTCTTGTGCTTGCCGACGGCGCAAAGTCGATAGGGCGAAATGTGAGATATAAGGACGGTAAACTGCAGTATGCCTTCTTTATGCTTCCGGTGACTATTGTCAACGGCAAGAAGACCAACCGGTATCTGTATTATCTCAATAATCCTGACGGCAACAAGCCGTCGGTGATGATGATTTACTTTGACGGGACACTTTCGCGTACAGACGCGGAGGCCGTTATCTCTAAATTGTCATCATTAAATGAAAATTAA
- a CDS encoding RNA polymerase sigma factor, whose product MSTDILTSTFERLRLRLRGIAAGIAGDIDADDALHDAFCGLWARHRDVESSVEAIKLSYAAVRNSAIDLRRRAKSHPMVYLDEGGYAAESPEYAERERRITYQAVLELSRRVLSERQFEIFNLHDIEGVGYEEIAMRLSMSQESVRMALSRARKAIRELYRQGII is encoded by the coding sequence GTGAGTACCGATATACTGACATCCACATTTGAGAGACTGCGCCTGCGTCTGCGGGGCATCGCAGCAGGCATTGCCGGCGATATTGACGCCGATGATGCGCTTCACGACGCGTTTTGCGGTCTTTGGGCGCGTCACCGCGATGTGGAGTCGTCGGTAGAGGCGATTAAGCTCAGCTATGCGGCTGTGCGTAATTCTGCGATAGACCTCAGGCGCCGTGCCAAATCTCATCCTATGGTATATCTTGACGAGGGCGGCTATGCTGCCGAATCGCCGGAATATGCCGAGCGAGAGCGGAGGATTACGTATCAGGCTGTGCTTGAACTGAGCCGTCGCGTGCTGAGCGAACGGCAGTTTGAGATATTCAATCTTCATGACATTGAGGGTGTGGGATACGAAGAGATTGCCATGCGCCTGTCGATGTCGCAGGAGAGTGTGAGAATGGCGCTCAGCCGTGCGCGCAAGGCTATACGCGAGCTGTATCGCCAAGGAATAATTTAA
- a CDS encoding protein kinase domain-containing protein: MSTDKQQIPAEPEENATEHTKPSAAEKWTEITLLPEWEEEYYLVYTAKKYGRWVMLKTLKPEYASQEEYRQMLEKEFDVRYNLAHPNIVMINDLEEVPTLGRCIITDDVYGDSLRKLIDENRITPEILEKLQHELVDAIDYIQSNHIVHHPIRPETIYFTENIGNLKLIDVGFDQRQHLEPADASEDIYRYGCVLDEVLDHVPAKLPELRKIAQRCKDPDPTKRYRDVQDLHLAFERRNSNQVYTFLIIFLIAMICLLTWLNITRM; the protein is encoded by the coding sequence ATGAGCACCGATAAACAGCAAATACCGGCCGAACCGGAAGAGAACGCAACCGAACACACCAAACCATCGGCTGCGGAAAAATGGACCGAGATTACACTGCTCCCCGAATGGGAGGAGGAATACTATCTTGTATATACTGCAAAGAAGTATGGCCGGTGGGTTATGCTCAAAACTCTCAAGCCGGAATACGCATCGCAGGAAGAGTATCGCCAGATGCTCGAAAAGGAGTTTGACGTACGCTACAACCTCGCACACCCCAATATCGTGATGATAAACGACCTCGAGGAAGTGCCCACCCTCGGACGATGCATCATCACCGACGACGTATACGGCGATTCACTGCGCAAACTTATCGATGAAAACCGCATCACACCGGAAATCCTCGAAAAGCTGCAGCACGAACTGGTCGATGCTATCGACTACATACAGAGCAACCACATAGTGCACCACCCCATCCGCCCCGAAACCATATACTTCACCGAAAACATAGGTAATCTCAAACTAATCGATGTAGGTTTCGACCAGCGGCAGCACCTTGAGCCGGCCGATGCTTCGGAAGATATATACCGCTACGGATGTGTGCTCGACGAAGTGCTCGACCATGTTCCCGCCAAGTTGCCCGAGCTGCGCAAAATCGCACAGCGATGCAAGGACCCCGACCCGACGAAACGCTACCGTGACGTGCAGGACCTCCACCTCGCATTTGAACGGCGCAACAGCAACCAGGTGTACACATTCCTGATTATATTCCTCATAGCGATGATATGCCTGCTGACATGGCTTAACATCACACGTATGTAA